The DNA region TCAAGAGCCATTACCTAGTTAATTTAACCTCTTTCAATTATGCGGATTTAGCGTCAATAAATAGTAAAACTTCAGCTTGTTTCAGTTGAtactgatgtgtataattaaaaggAGAACATATTTTGTATAATTAACTTATCTAAGTAATAGATGTTTAAGAATGCACGTAGAAAATTTTCCAAAATATGAGTAGAAAATTTAATAAGAATACTTTATTATGTGTTGAACTGCCAAATAAGAACATGTCATAATTCTGACTCAAAATTGTGAATTGTTTTTGCGCATGTTCTCAAGTGCACATTACCTAGATTAGTTACCGCTTAAATTATGTGTTAATCTCAACAAGTCATAAAGctttaaacttttttttaaaaatatgaacCGAAAATGTTTAATAAGAATAATTATCACGAGTTAAGTGCTCAATTGAGATATGCACAATTTCAGAGTCCAACAACAACATAACCACGATAATACCACCACAAAAAGATGTGAAAAGGGCCGTGATAATAATAAACTGTAACAATAACAAGATAATAAGATAAACGAATTGAAGAAACACTCAGGTAGTACCAGACGGTTAGACCCCATTTGTCCATGagaaattttcactttttttgattttttttttcactttatttgaaaatcagcgtttgaccatgaaaattcTGAAATACCTAAAACTCTATTTTCACCTTTTTTCgaaaaattatttcactttacTTGAAAATTAacgtttgaccatgaaaattgTTTTCACTTAAAACCTTATTTtcacatattttttttattttcaatacattcaaataatcaaatattctttataaaaattataagcaaacacaactctatcttttaactctaacttcaaaatttcaaataaagtaaaaaatatttgattCATAACCAAATGCATACTAAGCTGTAACAACAACAAGATAATAAGATAAATAGAATCTAAAAATCAAATTTATTTGGCAACTTTAAGGGTCATCCAACTTTAAAGGCTGTCATGTATTCaaccaaaggaaaaaaaaaagtattttttgctTTAGCATTTGTTGACCTCTCTTCTTCATTAGCCTTATAGTCCAAAAGCATCTGTCAttttctatctctctctctctcattcttTCTTTCTCACTCTTAAGTTGCTAACTACAGTAACTAATCTTGAGAACTTATACAAAGAACATTGTTTCttttttctatactcttttttttcaCAGTTAAAGCTAAGTTTTCAACTTGGTTTTACAGTGTATATTGTAATTCAGGTACTTATTTTTCTGTTGTAATTTACatgtgtttttctttttgtttgctGTCAAGATTCAGTTTTTTTTACCTTGGGTTATTTTTTTATTGAAGATCTGATTTGGGTTTTGCTTAAAAGTTTTAATCTTGATCAAGATCTGATTTTTAATTAATTGTTACCCTTAATCTTAGTTCCTTTTGTTAAATTGTGGGTTGCTGTCTAAATCTTGATTTACTTTTTATGTGTTTAAGGTTAATTGTGTTTCTTGTTAAACATAtacttttctcttctttttttttttaatggattttatgtttttttttatgcTTCTTTATGGATATAATAAGGtctatgtatattgttgtataagaCTTAAAATAATGGTGTCACAGATTTTTATTTAATTGGAACCTTAATGGGGTCACAGATTTTTATTTAATTGGAACCTTAATCATGTTCACAGATTTATCCATGATGAATTTACTTTCTTCTGTCAAATTATAGGTTGCTGTCTTGATTTACTGTTGTTAATTGAGTTTCTTGTTAAATATATACTcttctctattttttttaatggattttatgcttttgttctGCTTTTTTATGGACATAAGGTCCATGTATAGTGTTGTAATTTGTATAAGCTTTAAAATAATGTAAGGTGTGTTTTAAATGGTGAGTTGTGGTTGTTCAATTTCTCTATATCTGTTTTTAGCTATCAGTTTTTTAGTGCTTAATAAAGCCTATTAGGTTTTGCATGCTAATTTGCTTGAGCTAATAGAAAATTAGATCTTGTAAATAGTTCTAGGGATTAAGTTGTTTGATTTGTCTTGTAGCAGGCAGAATTAAATACTATGCAGTGCTTTAGTTGATTTACTGCTTTGTGGTATGATCCAGTACTTATCTGATCATTTTAGCTCAAGAAATTCTGGTTATTGGTTAAGTAAAATGCTTAAATGGAATAGCGACaattcatatagccgaccccgACTTGTTTGGGACTGAGGTGTAGttcttattattgttattgttggtcAAGTAAAATGCTATGTTCCCCCTTTTGATAGATACAACTAGGGGTGTCAAACAGGCGGGTCAGATCAGATATTGGCGGGTCGAAAATAGGTTAAACAAAAACGGATAAAAATATTTAACACGGATATAAATGGGTATAAAAAAGAGGATAATATCCATATCTGATACATTGTTAAATGGTGAGTTATCCAACCATATTTAATGTGTTGGATTGGATGGTTACTTGTTTTTTTAAACCATTTTTGCCAGCCCTAATCTGAACCAATGTTTAGACCATGTAATTCTCCTTTTGACACATAAGTTTTTGTTTGGTTGGCAGATAGGCGAAGTACATCTCGTGAAATTTCGTAGCAGGATGTTGGAAATTGGAATAGCTGACAGAGATCAGAATTGTCCTGTGTAACTTATTCGCCTGCATCGTTTGTCACTAATGGCTTCAAATTTTGGTGCTGGACCTCCCGTAGAACCAAAACAAAAACGTGCTGGAGCTCGACAAACAGCAGAAATTAACGACTCTAGCTCTTTTTTCGCACAGATGTCAAAAATGAATGAGCTTAGCCTTAATCTTTCTGATAAATTGCCAGAATCTGGCAAAATTACAACACATGATGCGGACGGGCCCCGGAATGATAAAAAGTCAGCTAACCATAATCGAAGGGGGTCTAATGATCTGTCAATTGATAAATCTAAAGATGCTCCCAATGTGTCGACACCTAAGCAATATGAAGTAAATGGAACTAGAAGCTCACTCGAGTCATCTATCGATCAAGAAAAGAAAACTACTGAACAAACAAGTGGAAAGAACAGTTCAGTTTCTGGAAAAGTCAGCGATGGTACTAGTAGTCTAACAAAAAATAGTGGACCTGTTGAGAGTGGAAAGAGCAGCATGTGTAGAGGAAGCACGAGCACTGATGTGAGTGACGAAAGCACCTTTAGCAGTTTTAGCAGCAGTATAAACAAACCCCACAAAACAAATGATGTGAGATGGGAAGCTATCCAAGCCGTCCGATCTAAAGATGGTAGTTTAGGTTTGAGCCATTTTAGATTGCTGAAAAGGTTGGGTTGTGGAGATATTGGAAGTGTTTACTTGGCTGAATTGAGTGGGACCAAGTGTTACTTTGCTATGAAAGTCATGGATAAAGCATCTTTAGCTAGCCGTAAGAAACTTCTTCGTGCTCAGACAGAAAGAGAAATTTTACAATCACTTGATCATCCTTTTCTTCCGTCTCTTTACAGCCACTTCGAGACTGATAAGTTTTCGTGTTTGGTTATGGAATTCTGCCCTGGAGGGGATCTTCATACTCTTCGGCAGAGACAGCCAGGGAAACATTTTTCTGAACAAGCAGTGAAGTATGACCTCCTTTTGCTCTTTGGAATATGATTTTTTCCTATTGATACTTTCTGAGTTCCACGTTATTTACTGCTTTCTACAAGATCATTGTTTTAGAAATTTCAATAGCAGATCATTGGATCTCAATTTGCGTTTGTTGGGGTAATAAGGACCGGTGcatatgatgtcatttattgtgatgttcaaatttttttttttttttttgggctctcCTCCTAGTTACAAAATTACTCTCCTTTTCCCTTTATGGATTTCGGTGGATTCTTGCTCCTTTTCTTGGACAACATCTTTTGTGTCACATAAGTTTGTCATTGTGAAATACCTTTCATTATAACCTAAAATCATCTTTATTGTTGCTTAGTTTTTGTCTGACTTGGTTCAGCAGCAATTCATTGTTTTAGCTCTCTGCCATAACAGTATTTTGATCACTTTCTCTGTTTTCAGATTTTATGTTGCTGAGGTCCTTCTAGCTCTAGAGTATCTCCATATGCTTGGGATTATCTACCGCGACCTTAAGCCAGAAAATGTCCTTGTTAGAGAAGATGGACATATAATGCTTTCGGACTTTGACCTGTCACTTTGTTGTGCTTTTAGCCCGACGCTTGTCAAGACATCAGCCCTAGAGTTGGAGCCTCTCAGGAAGAACTCCGGTTACTGTGTCCAGCCGGCGTGCATCGAACCTTCGTGCATTCAACCATCATGTGTGGTCCCCACAACATGCTTCTCCCACCGCCTCTTTTCCAGCAAGTCCAAGAAGGAACGGAAACCCAAAAACGACATTAACACCCAAGTTAGACCATTGCCAGAGCTCATGGCGGAACCTACTAGTGCTCGCTCTATGTCATTTGTCGGGACCCACGAGTACTTAGCACCGGAGATTATCAAAGGTGACGGTCATGGAAGTGCAGTGGATTGGTGGACTTTCGGGATCTTTCTGTATGAACTCTTGTTCGGTAAAACTCCGTTTAAAGGATCCGGTAACCGAGCTACATTATTCAACGTAGTAGGGCAACCTCTTAGATTTCCGGAATCACCGGTCGTTAGTTTTGCAGCGAGGGATCTGATTAAGGGTTTACTCATAAAAGAACCACAGAACAGATTAGCATACAAAAGAGGGGCAACTGAGATAAAACAACACCCTTTCTTTGAAGGTGTTAATTGGGCGCTAATACGGTGTGCTAGTCCTCCCGAGGTCCCTAAACCTGTTGAATTCGATAGACTACCGATTCCAGCACCCTCTACAAATCAAAAGACCGTTCCCGCAGCAGTAGCTCCCAATCAAAAGGGTTCTGACAACTACCTCGAATTTGATTTCTTCTAGTAATTATTATAGCCCGACTGGTAATTTTTCTGAATTGGTGGACAACAAATCCTAAATTCAGCAATTTCTAGTGATAGAGTATGGCATGTTCTTATCAAAATGGTATATGCGCAGACCTTATTATTCGTGAATCTGTACGTGCTTCAAGCTAGAGCTGCCTCCCATCTTCAGTCTCCTTATTTGCAGCAGTGTCTAAATGGTAAAAGGCGAGTGTATTCCAGTACAAGATGATTGCTCAATGTATATTGGTTTTTGATGCTGCCTAGAATTTGTATTCCAAACGCAAAGATAAAGTACAGTGTGAGAAAGTTCAGATAAAATCTCTTAAGTTATGTGACAACCATACTTTTGGATGTCGGTGTATTTCCAGACATTTAGACCATAGTGAATTTTGCTACATTTTTCTTTCTCCTGTGTAATATTATATGCTTTTTGGCTCTTTCAGAAGAAAAGGAGggagttcttttttttttgttttttgtttttttttgcttttccttGT from Lycium barbarum isolate Lr01 chromosome 10, ASM1917538v2, whole genome shotgun sequence includes:
- the LOC132612610 gene encoding serine/threonine-protein kinase D6PK-like; protein product: MASNFGAGPPVEPKQKRAGARQTAEINDSSSFFAQMSKMNELSLNLSDKLPESGKITTHDADGPRNDKKSANHNRRGSNDLSIDKSKDAPNVSTPKQYEVNGTRSSLESSIDQEKKTTEQTSGKNSSVSGKVSDGTSSLTKNSGPVESGKSSMCRGSTSTDVSDESTFSSFSSSINKPHKTNDVRWEAIQAVRSKDGSLGLSHFRLLKRLGCGDIGSVYLAELSGTKCYFAMKVMDKASLASRKKLLRAQTEREILQSLDHPFLPSLYSHFETDKFSCLVMEFCPGGDLHTLRQRQPGKHFSEQAVKFYVAEVLLALEYLHMLGIIYRDLKPENVLVREDGHIMLSDFDLSLCCAFSPTLVKTSALELEPLRKNSGYCVQPACIEPSCIQPSCVVPTTCFSHRLFSSKSKKERKPKNDINTQVRPLPELMAEPTSARSMSFVGTHEYLAPEIIKGDGHGSAVDWWTFGIFLYELLFGKTPFKGSGNRATLFNVVGQPLRFPESPVVSFAARDLIKGLLIKEPQNRLAYKRGATEIKQHPFFEGVNWALIRCASPPEVPKPVEFDRLPIPAPSTNQKTVPAAVAPNQKGSDNYLEFDFF